A region of the Cannabis sativa cultivar Pink pepper isolate KNU-18-1 chromosome 3, ASM2916894v1, whole genome shotgun sequence genome:
ATATTGCTACTATTATATGTGGATAGGTTACAATATAGACAGAACAATAATGTTATACCACTCGGATTGGCAGACCAACAAAGTTGAACTCTAGAACTGGTGCTAATGGTGCTGCAGAAGTCTTTCCTCTAGTGTGGTTATATTTACACGCTTTTCCAAATTTACATCCCCCTGACCTCAAATAATACTGCAAGAAGCTCAAGGTTTATAACACCACAAATCTATTATTAGTCTGAAAGAGATACATTGCAGTCAAATATGTGGTATAGAAGGTAAGTGAAAAAACCTCCTGaaatcttattatatataacttttaacattcatACCAGTTATGACAAATGGAAATAATCATAACTacgaaaaaattcacaaaacaaGAGAAACGATCAAATTATAACATTTTGAATCGTTGAAACTATAAAAAACCTTGCATTCTGACTGCCCAGGCTTTTCCGTGGAATCTTCCCTTTCTTTTACTTTCTCCCTAGCACCCTTCAAAACGATAATTCAAAAATGGAAGACACAACATAAGCaaatataattgaaaatatataataataaaaactatatcttcttataaataataaacataatTAAGCTGCAACAAAAATATCAAATCCAGCAAGAAAGAGACTAATCCTCCAAAAGCTAGCATAAATACTTTACTAAGATAACTAGCTTCCTTCCTCCATGAAAAGAGCAAACAATACAGCAAGAAGAAGTATCTCTAATGTTATCCACAACCAGCAAAGTTTCCCACAACAAAACCCACCAACCATAGCACAACCCAACAAACAAGTACATacatcatacatatatatacatatatagaaaCAAATATTGGGAAAGGAAAAAGACATTAGATAGATTAAGACCCACAAAGATAAAGACAATGCATACTCAAACAGCTTCACTTTGAAGTGGAGtagtgataaaaaaaattaataaataaataacaattgaagaagaagaagaataccTGATTGGTTCTCTTTCTAATTGGGTGATTAAACTTGCAATTGGATCCAAACTTACACGTTCCAGTCTTGAGGTAAAAGGAGCAATCTTCAGCTTCAGGCCTCACTGGGTACTGATACTTTCGAATACCACCACCATAACCGTTCTTCTTCTCCATCTCACCGACACCATTATTTACTTCACTTCCATTCTCAGTCTCATTTCCACTCTTATTCTCTCCAACTCCACCATCTTCATCATCGTTCTCTTCTACTTCTCTCttcccatcatcatcatcatcatcatcatcatcatcatcatcatttgcATTCTCGTTCTCACTCACATTCTCATTTCCATCATCACTTCCATTCCGGCTCCCCATTTCTTCACCACTCAAATCCCTGTCAGCAACCTTTTCCTCttccttctcttcttctttttcctctttcttctcctcctcctcctcctccaaaTCAGGTTTCAGAACCGGCTCTTCCTCGTTCTTCTTCAATTCCAAATTCGTTAGCTCCTGACAAATAGTACCTCCAGTTTCATCTGCATCCTTCTCCTTCTCCTTCTCGACTGCCCCATGAGCGAGATCAGAAGTTTCAGGATCGGGATCACCATTGCTATTATTGTtagaagaggaagaagacgGGGGTGGATGCTGAAACCCTAACTGGGTGTCGTGGGTTGAGGGATGGTCGGTAGTATTTTGGGAAAGGGGGATTTCTTCAGAGTGTTCCATTGTTCCTCCACATTTCAAAACCCTAAAATTGGAAAAGGGGGAGAACATCAGAACAGAGAGAGAGatattagagagagagagaaaggcctTCTTTTTGGTGCGAAAACCTTGAAACTTGCTCTCTCTGTCTTTCGCTTCTTTTAggatctaataataataataataaatgaatttattttttatgcattatttttttcaagaagaGTTCCACTTCCACCGTGTTATTTTTCCAaatatttattctaatttttggtATGATGATATTTCGAGATTATTAATGGAAcaattacataaggcactaatttttgtaaaatatttacatttttacgtttaaaagatgtttttttacatttttacggttttctaaaaaataacacgaaaacaacataaaatcaacaagaaaacaacataaaagtaacatcaaaataacatcaaaataacaacaaaaaattacatacatataacaaaaaattaacaaaaaattaacaaaatttcaacataaaagaccgtattttatgtaaataaaatcaaaaaaatcgtaaaaatatttaaaattccgtgaaaccgtatttttgttgtttttttattgtttttgtgcatttgtgaaattaacccattattaattaaaagttttttcatttttatactttaatttttttttttatttttacgaaattctataaaaaaaatattattgcaAGTAGCGTTGTaatctaaattgcaacaaaaaatcgtatagaaattcCTATTACAATTAGCGGTGCAATCACTTtaaaaactcaaaccgtaaatatgaagaaaaaaaattaaaaaatacagcATATgggatctattttttttattctacttTCTATATAttctatctatatatttatataaaaaattaaaaaataaattaggtgATATTTtataagattttttatttttactaaattgtgaagtttttttattttatgaagaaaatttaataataaatattttagaaaCAATTTTACTTTAGAAATCATatagtatataaatattatttttattagtcaCAAGTTCTTTCTATCACATATAATAgttgaataaattttttttattataaatattatttttattcaacacttgattttaatattaattaaaaaaaaatagacaacaaatatatttaatattaataggAATTTTTTTACTTAGGTATAATAAGATTTATCGAAAATtaataaacaacaaataaaaataaaaataaaatttaaatatttttttattatatatgaatagatatatgtatatatatattcatttagtATTTTGTGTTTTCATGAAAAACATAtttggtattttttatttttaatattacttaattggtaccttatattttaaaattgtatatGTTTGGTACCTTAAAGTAAAATTTATCAATTTAACCAAACAGATCTCAGttatatgtaatcaaataattaaatttgaattcagaattcataaaattttagacAGTTTGATtgtattgataaaattttatcaaaaaaaaaaattgaatttagtGTACCAAATATGtatgattttaaaatacaagGTATCGATTAGCATTATTAAAAATACATAGTACCTA
Encoded here:
- the LOC115711667 gene encoding zinc finger CCCH domain-containing protein 43, yielding MFSPFSNFRVLKCGGTMEHSEEIPLSQNTTDHPSTHDTQLGFQHPPPSSSSSNNNSNGDPDPETSDLAHGAVEKEKEKDADETGGTICQELTNLELKKNEEEPVLKPDLEEEEEEKKEEKEEEKEEEKVADRDLSGEEMGSRNGSDDGNENVSENENANDDDDDDDDDDDDGKREVEENDDEDGGVGENKSGNETENGSEVNNGVGEMEKKNGYGGGIRKYQYPVRPEAEDCSFYLKTGTCKFGSNCKFNHPIRKRTNQGAREKVKEREDSTEKPGQSECKYYLRSGGCKFGKACKYNHTRGKTSAAPLAPVLEFNFVGLPIRVGEKECPYYMRTGSCKYGGNCRFNHPDPTDAAAGSDTSAGYGNGRPVSLQGARQSTLPSWSSPRSLNETAPFMPMMLSPNQGVPSQNSEWNGYQAPVYLPDRNLPPPPAYVMNNPVTETNIYQHHPPQKLMEEYPERPGQPECTFFLKTGDCKFKSNCKYHHPKKTAMGASPCTLSDKGLPLRPDQNICTYYSRYGICKFGPACKYDHPVQQTPTMSSVENQPPLYSNLAGEGARRSRNETTIQQLV